In Bosea sp. PAMC 26642, the DNA window TCGCCGTAGACTCGCGTCTGCGCGATATCGATCCTGCGACGCTCCAGCGCTACCTTTCGACATCGGCCGGCGATACCTACAATGCCGAGGCGGTCGAGAAGTCGCTCCTCAACCTGACCAACGAAGTGTCGCGTCGCGGCTATGCCTTCGCGCAGGTTCGCCCGCGCGGCGACCGTGATGCGGCGGGCCGCCTGATCGGCATTACCTATGTCGTCGACGAAGGCCCGCGCGTCTATGTCGAGCGCATCAATGTGCGCGGCAACACCCGCACCCGCGACTATGTCGTTCGCCGCGAACTCGATCTCGGTGAGGGCGATGCCTATAACAAGGTTCAGATCGACCGCGCCGAGCGTCGCCTGAACAATCTCGGCTTCTTCAACAAGGTCCGCGTCACCAACGAGCCTGGCAGCGCGCCCGATCGCGTCGTCGTCAACATCGACGTCGAGGACAAGGCAACCGGCTCCTTCTCGGTTGCCGGCGGTTATTCGACCTCGGACGGCATCATCGGCGAGGTGTCGCTCTCGGAATCGAACTTCCTCGGCCGCGGCCAGTTCGTCCGGATCGCCGGTACGCTCGGCCAGCGCACCCAGGGCATCGATTTCTCCTTCACGGAGCCCTATTTCCTCGATCGCCGCATCGCAGCGGGCTTCGACCTGTTTTCCAAGTTCAGCGATAACTACAACACCGGCCGCTTCGAGAGCCGCGTGACGGGCGGTCAGGTTCGCCTGACCTTCCCGATCACGGAAGAACTCTCGATCACGCCGCGCTATTCGCTCTATCAGACCGAAATCGAGATCCCGAATACGGCCGAGCGGCCCTATAACGATTGTAGCGTTCCGCTTGCAGGCGTGACGCCGGGAACGGCCGGGTCCATTTACCCGGTCGCCACCACCGCCATCAACTGCCTGACCAACGGCGAGGCGACGATCGCGGTTAAGGAGGCGGCCGGAACGACCTTGACTTCGCTCGTCGGCTTGAACTTCAACTACAACTCGCTCGACAGCGTCCAGAGCCCGCGCAATGGTTTCATCGCGGAACTGAAGCCAGAATTTGCCGGTGTCGGCGGCGACTCGAAGTTCCTGCGCGTCTCGGCGGATGCCCGATATTATCGCGAAGTCTTCGACGATGTCGTCGGCTTCCTGCGGGTGCAGGGCGGCCACGTCCAGGCTACCAGCGGCGATCTGCGCATGATCGACCACTATTTCCTCGGACCGACGCTGGTCCGTGGTTTTGCTCCCTCGGGCATTGGTCCGCGCGACGTCCTGAACGATCCGACGGCCAACGCGCTGGGCGGCACGACCTATTTCGGCGGCTCCGTGGAACTGCAGTTTCCGATCTTCGGTCTGCCCCGCGATCTCGGCCTGCGCGGTGCGGTCTTCGCCGATGCCGGCACGCTGTTCGACTATGACGGCGGTTCGAAGACGATCACCACGCCGACGGCTTGCCCGGCCGGCTCCGAGGCGCGCCAGTTCAATGTCGCGACGACATCGCAATACCAGACCAACGTGGCCTGCGTACGCGACAAGAACATGATCCGCTCGTCTGTCGGCGTCAGCCTGCTCTGGCAGTCGCCGCTCGGCCCGATCCGCTTCGACTATGCCTATGCCCTGTCGAAGGATGACGGCCAGTTCGACCCGGTTGCGGGCCGCAAGTTCGGCGGCGACCGCCTCCAGGCGTTCCGCTTCTCCGGCGGCACGCGCTTCTGACGCAGTGGGGCGTTCGCGCCCCGCTTCGGATCCAGTCGATGGCAGAACCCCAGTTCTTTCCGGTCGCGACCTCGCTCGATTTCGGCGAGGTCGCTTCCATGTCCGGCCTCTCCTTGCCGGAAGGCGTC includes these proteins:
- the bamA gene encoding outer membrane protein assembly factor BamA codes for the protein MMTSTLKSRSSRMRLSRSVGLSAFMLAVSGGVAFAQAVIVQGNRRVDAETIRSYATGQGGPQEIRQTLLATGMFSNVQVSRRGAQTVISVQENDTINRVAFEGNRRVKSEILMQQVESKANGPLSQALIDADAQRLREIYRRSGYGTTAITGRIAPLPNGRSDVVFTVVESGKTGIKTINFSGNNEYSAGRLRGLMSSTESNFLSFIKTSDVYDADRITADLELVRRFYLKNGYADFQIVSNTARFDDAQGGWILDIVVNEGPQYKVGNVAVDSRLRDIDPATLQRYLSTSAGDTYNAEAVEKSLLNLTNEVSRRGYAFAQVRPRGDRDAAGRLIGITYVVDEGPRVYVERINVRGNTRTRDYVVRRELDLGEGDAYNKVQIDRAERRLNNLGFFNKVRVTNEPGSAPDRVVVNIDVEDKATGSFSVAGGYSTSDGIIGEVSLSESNFLGRGQFVRIAGTLGQRTQGIDFSFTEPYFLDRRIAAGFDLFSKFSDNYNTGRFESRVTGGQVRLTFPITEELSITPRYSLYQTEIEIPNTAERPYNDCSVPLAGVTPGTAGSIYPVATTAINCLTNGEATIAVKEAAGTTLTSLVGLNFNYNSLDSVQSPRNGFIAELKPEFAGVGGDSKFLRVSADARYYREVFDDVVGFLRVQGGHVQATSGDLRMIDHYFLGPTLVRGFAPSGIGPRDVLNDPTANALGGTTYFGGSVELQFPIFGLPRDLGLRGAVFADAGTLFDYDGGSKTITTPTACPAGSEARQFNVATTSQYQTNVACVRDKNMIRSSVGVSLLWQSPLGPIRFDYAYALSKDDGQFDPVAGRKFGGDRLQAFRFSGGTRF